In Osmia bicornis bicornis chromosome 1, iOsmBic2.1, whole genome shotgun sequence, the following proteins share a genomic window:
- the LOC114875477 gene encoding solute carrier family 41 member 1-like isoform X2 produces the protein MVAFPDSSTEPTLLNVTDIKLNDSMDQNERLANKENDRGVKDHAFTIERHNMSNGKDNYALDFDCSEKGNDKKLNTSVEIKAEPDLVKKVADPDPDFRNNSNGFGNNVFRNERWYQTTLQVAVPFFIAGIGTIGAGLVQADIKDWPVFRAISQLFILVPPLLGLKGNLDMCLASRLSTQANLGNMHCFREITKMIIGNIALVQIQAIVAAILVSIFAIVVNAITEGSEYIFNWNNSLLLMASSVCTATSSCFILDFVMIAVIMISYRCKMNPDNLATPLAASFGDVVSITVLSRIASAFFERMTMQPWLLYVVIGCYLLILPFWIYVVLKNKYTRNVLTSGWVPVLSALCISGFGGLVLDQVIDEFEGFVIFQPIINGIGGNLVSVQASRISTTLHQTSIMGILPPHSKMFIAPWKALFKGSPYAKTARILVCMAIFGETIFIFVADYLRQGTSTVNAYFVISYVFVAVLQVMVLLYVAHIIIHAMWRYKIDPDNSAIPYLTALGDLSGTVFLALAFWFLITIHQQYGK, from the exons GAACGGGAAGGATAATTATGCGTTGGACTTCGATTGTTCCGAGAAGGGTAACGACAAGAAGTTGAACACGTCGGTCGAGATTAAGGCAGAGCCAGATCTCGTGAAGAAAGTGGCAG ATCCTGATCCTGACTTTCGTAATAACTCGAATGGCTTTGGCAACAACGTGTTCCGAAACGAAAGATGGTATCAGACCACTCTACAAGTCGCTGTGCCTTTCTTCATCGCCGGGATAGGTACGATCGGAGCGGGCCTCGTTCAAGCGGATATCAAG GACTGGCCAGTATTTCGGGCCATTTCCCAATTGTTCATTCTAGTGCCACCTCTGTTAGGATTGAAGGGCAATCTCGACATGTGTCTGGCATCTCGTTTGTCCACCCAAGCAAACCTCGGCAATATGCACTGTTTCCGGGAAATAACGAAAATGATTATCGGTAACATCGCATTGGTACAGATTCAAGCGATCGTCGCGGCCATTTTGGTCTCGATTTTCGCGATCGTCGTCAACGCCATAACGGAAGGTTCAGAGTACATCTTCAACTGGAACAATTCTCTATTGCTAATGGCCTCCAGTGTATGCACCGCCACCAGTTCATGTTTTATTTTAG ATTTCGTAATGATCGCCGTCATTATGATATCGTATCGATGTAAAATGAACCCTGACAATTTGGCTACGCCCTTGGCAGCGTCATTTGGAGACGTGGTATCAATTACTGTCCTATCGAGGATCGCTTCAGCGTTTTTCGAAAGAATGACAATGCAACCTTGGCTTTTATACGTTGTAATCGGCTgttatcttttaattttaccaTTTTGGATCTACGTGGTCCTAAAGAACAAATACACCAGAAATGTTTTAACCTCTGGATGGGTTCCAGTTTTATCCGCCCTCTGTATCAGTGG ATTCGGTGGTTTGGTGCTCGATCAAGTGATCGACGAGTTCGAGGGATTCGTGATCTTTCAACCCATCATAAACGGAATCGGTGGTAATTTAGTTTCCGTACAAGCATCTCGCATCTCAACCACGTTACATCAGACGTCTATCATGGGAATTTTACCGCCACATTCGAAAATGTTCATTGCCCCGTGGAAGGCGCTGTTTAAAGGCT CACCGTATGCGAAAACGGCCAGAATACTCGTTTGCATGGCGATTTTCGGCGAAACGATCTTCATCTTTGTAGCTGATTATCTCAGGCAAGGTACCTCCACGGTAAACGCATACTTCGTGATCTCCTACGTATTTGTTGCTGTTCTCCAG GTTATGGTGCTGCTTTACGTAGCGCATATCATTATTCACGCTATGTGGCGATACAAAATCGACCCGGACAATTCGGCCATCCCGTATCTGACCGCTCTGGGTGATTTGTCGGGAACGGTGTTCCTCGCGTTGGCTTTCTGGTTCCTAATAACGATACATCAACAATACGGCAAGTAA
- the LOC114875477 gene encoding solute carrier family 41 member 1-like isoform X1 translates to MVAFPDSSTEPTLLNVTDIKLNDSMDQNERLANKENDRGVKDHAFTIERHNMSNGKDNYALDFDCSEKGNDKKLNTSVEIKAEPDLVKKVAAGLKSPNGQKNKTDMSPPNPGGGSLSSGSSLVTISSVENSDPDPDFRNNSNGFGNNVFRNERWYQTTLQVAVPFFIAGIGTIGAGLVQADIKDWPVFRAISQLFILVPPLLGLKGNLDMCLASRLSTQANLGNMHCFREITKMIIGNIALVQIQAIVAAILVSIFAIVVNAITEGSEYIFNWNNSLLLMASSVCTATSSCFILDFVMIAVIMISYRCKMNPDNLATPLAASFGDVVSITVLSRIASAFFERMTMQPWLLYVVIGCYLLILPFWIYVVLKNKYTRNVLTSGWVPVLSALCISGFGGLVLDQVIDEFEGFVIFQPIINGIGGNLVSVQASRISTTLHQTSIMGILPPHSKMFIAPWKALFKGSPYAKTARILVCMAIFGETIFIFVADYLRQGTSTVNAYFVISYVFVAVLQVMVLLYVAHIIIHAMWRYKIDPDNSAIPYLTALGDLSGTVFLALAFWFLITIHQQYGK, encoded by the exons GAACGGGAAGGATAATTATGCGTTGGACTTCGATTGTTCCGAGAAGGGTAACGACAAGAAGTTGAACACGTCGGTCGAGATTAAGGCAGAGCCAGATCTCGTGAAGAAAGTGGCAG CGGGTCTGAAAAGCCCTAACGGACAAAAGAACAAAACGGACATGTCACCGCCCAATCCCGGTGGTGGATCGCTTTCCAGTGGAAGTTCCCTAGTGACGATCTCTTCCGTCGAAAATTCAGATCCTGATCCTGACTTTCGTAATAACTCGAATGGCTTTGGCAACAACGTGTTCCGAAACGAAAGATGGTATCAGACCACTCTACAAGTCGCTGTGCCTTTCTTCATCGCCGGGATAGGTACGATCGGAGCGGGCCTCGTTCAAGCGGATATCAAG GACTGGCCAGTATTTCGGGCCATTTCCCAATTGTTCATTCTAGTGCCACCTCTGTTAGGATTGAAGGGCAATCTCGACATGTGTCTGGCATCTCGTTTGTCCACCCAAGCAAACCTCGGCAATATGCACTGTTTCCGGGAAATAACGAAAATGATTATCGGTAACATCGCATTGGTACAGATTCAAGCGATCGTCGCGGCCATTTTGGTCTCGATTTTCGCGATCGTCGTCAACGCCATAACGGAAGGTTCAGAGTACATCTTCAACTGGAACAATTCTCTATTGCTAATGGCCTCCAGTGTATGCACCGCCACCAGTTCATGTTTTATTTTAG ATTTCGTAATGATCGCCGTCATTATGATATCGTATCGATGTAAAATGAACCCTGACAATTTGGCTACGCCCTTGGCAGCGTCATTTGGAGACGTGGTATCAATTACTGTCCTATCGAGGATCGCTTCAGCGTTTTTCGAAAGAATGACAATGCAACCTTGGCTTTTATACGTTGTAATCGGCTgttatcttttaattttaccaTTTTGGATCTACGTGGTCCTAAAGAACAAATACACCAGAAATGTTTTAACCTCTGGATGGGTTCCAGTTTTATCCGCCCTCTGTATCAGTGG ATTCGGTGGTTTGGTGCTCGATCAAGTGATCGACGAGTTCGAGGGATTCGTGATCTTTCAACCCATCATAAACGGAATCGGTGGTAATTTAGTTTCCGTACAAGCATCTCGCATCTCAACCACGTTACATCAGACGTCTATCATGGGAATTTTACCGCCACATTCGAAAATGTTCATTGCCCCGTGGAAGGCGCTGTTTAAAGGCT CACCGTATGCGAAAACGGCCAGAATACTCGTTTGCATGGCGATTTTCGGCGAAACGATCTTCATCTTTGTAGCTGATTATCTCAGGCAAGGTACCTCCACGGTAAACGCATACTTCGTGATCTCCTACGTATTTGTTGCTGTTCTCCAG GTTATGGTGCTGCTTTACGTAGCGCATATCATTATTCACGCTATGTGGCGATACAAAATCGACCCGGACAATTCGGCCATCCCGTATCTGACCGCTCTGGGTGATTTGTCGGGAACGGTGTTCCTCGCGTTGGCTTTCTGGTTCCTAATAACGATACATCAACAATACGGCAAGTAA